The Crocinitomicaceae bacterium sequence TGGTGCCCGGACAAGTTTGCTGTAAACCTGAACATGAAAGAGAATAGTTGAATGATGGTCCTGCAGTATTTGGTGTATCTGTTAAACCATCATTACCACTGGTGCAACCGGTTCCATCCGTATCACCCCAAGTATGTGATAAACCAAAATAGTGACCCAGTTCATGCGTTAAAACTCTGTTTGCAGGGTCCATTCCCAAATTGTAGTCAATCACAATTCCGTCAATAGATGATGGAGGTAATGAAGACACCGTTGGTTTATATGCGTAACCTGCTGTACCGCTTGATGCGCCATTGGTGATATCGCAAATCCAAACATTGATGTAGTTGTTTCTGTTCCAAACCGGAGTACCTGTTCCACCACCACCGGCATCATATTTCATCTCGTTAGTTTCTGTGTCGGGATTATAATAATCTTCTGTTGTTGACACACGGTGAATTCCAATTTCAGTCAATTGATTTCCGGATGGATCACGTTGAGCAAGACAAAATTCAATATCTGCGTTTGCAGGCACAAAACCAAGCGCAGTTCTTGCACTGGCAGCATCTGCATTCAACAAATTGAAATCTTCATTTACTGCATCTAACAATTGATAAATATCTGCTTGAGAAACATTTTCAGCGGGATTTGAAGGATTATAAACCACGTGAAAAATAATGGGTACGGTATACGTTGAACGCTCTCCCGATCCTTCAAAATTTTGAGCAAGAATAGCTTGTTGTTGCTCTTCTTCATGATATCGTTGTGCAATGCCTTCTGTTTCTAACCAATGGTTGGTGATAGCATCAGTAACGCAATGTTCTCCATCATGCTGATGGTGAAAATCAGGTGATACATGCCAATTCCAGGATGCCGCAAAGCCGATACCCTGAGGTTGTGCACTCACACCTCGCTGCTCTTGCAATTGACCAAACGAAGGTAGAGTAATACCCGCGCTGAGCAAGCACGCAGCTAGAAATTTGTAGCTGTTTTTCATGTTCATGAGATTTTTTGATTCGGTGAAATGTATGAAAATTTCACGAACCGACAATACAAGCGCCTATCCCTGAACAAGATTAAGCCTGAACTCAAAGAATTTTAACAGCAGTTTGGTAGAAATTATTTACACTGCCCACCACTTCATATTTTATGTAGAATGAATTGGCCCATTCAGTAAAGGCTTTGTACTCATGCATGGGTACATTAAATTCATCAAAGAAAATGATATCGCCTTTTTTCAAATAAGGTGTGATTAGCGTGAGCACATAAAGCGTAGCTGAATATAGATCAGCGTCCATGTGAATCACTTTTCTGTTTTCATTTTTGTATGTTGCAAGAAAAGGCAACAGGGTTTGTTGAAATAATCCTTGATAAAATTGACAACGACCATCATCCATTTTTGGTGGTTCATTTCCGTTTGACATATCACCGGCTTTGAAGGGTCCCCAGTTTTCAGGTAATCCGGTGAAGGTATCAAAACCATAAAATCGTGCATCGGTTGATTTGATTTCATTTGCCCACCAGCGAAATGAATGTCCTTTTGAAACACCAAATTCAAGATAATCTACTGACTCAATTTTTTCAGTTTGGATAACATGTCTAAACAAATCTTCTCGTTTGGCATACACAAATTTTGCGCTATAAAAATCTGAATGTCCTTTTTTCTTATTCTGATGAACAAACCGCGATAGTTGCGCCAGATGTCCCAAAAAAATAAAAATTTTTGATGGCACCAGAACATGCAATCTCAACAGAAAAAACCAGCCTTTTAATTTACCTCTCATACGATGAATTAATGGCGGCAAAGATAAGAATAGCGTTGACTAGTATATCAAAACCTACATTTTAATTGGTGAGAAAACCAATCACAACTTACAGAATACCACTCAGTCAACAATACGGTACATACCAACCTGCTTCAGTTTCTTTACGTTTACCAAATATCCAAACCATGAAAAAATTAATCCTCATTAGCGTTTTGTGCACTGTTTACGCAGCTGCAGATGCTCAGTTAAACTGGACAAAAACTTATGGTAATCTGGTGCATGAAGAAATACTATCATCACACACTGATGCAGCAGGCAATATAATTTCTGCCGGATATTTCAGCAGCATTACCAGCATTGGATCAATCAATTTAACTAGTGCGGGCAACTCAGATATACTTGTCATTAAAACAAATTCAGATGGTGATGTTCTTTGGGCAATCAAAGCAGGTGGAATTGGACCAGATCGGGCGTATTCTGTCACAACCGATGCAAACGGAAACAGTTATATTACCGGATACATATACAATACAGCAAGCTTTGGTTCAATATCTCTCACAGCAAATGACCGCGACATTTTTGCGGCCAAAATTGACCCGAATGGAAATTTTTTATGGGCAGTAAATTTTGGAGGTCAATACGGAGATACCGGATACGGCATTGAAGTTGATAACAATGGAAACGTAATAGTAACCGGCCAATACAAAGGGGATGGAATTTTTGGACCTGACAATTTCACCAGTACAACTGACCCCAATACCGGACAACCTGCTTATGATTTTTTTCTCTCGAAGTTAGACGGCTCTGGTAATTTTTTGTGGACACGTGAAGCGAATGCAAAATATGATGATCGCGGAATGGCAGTATGTGTTGATGAACAAAATAATATTTATGTTGCCGGACAATTTTCTGATACGATCACCTTTCAATCTACGCACAATAATCAATCAATGAATGCAGGTTTTGTGATCAGCTATGACAACATGGGAAATGAAATTTGGTTTGATAAATATCGCGCGGGACAAGTATTGTTGTATGACATAGATTGGCACGCTGATGAATTAATTCTCACCGGAGATTTCAAAGGCAATATGCAAGTAAGTCATCAAGCCGGTAATACCAATTTTGCACCCGGTGGTGAGTTTAATATACTTGTTTCAAAAATTCAGGAAAACGGAAATCTCTCATGGTTCTCAAGTAATTTTTCAGAGAATGAAATCACGTCAAAACAATTAGCCATTGACTCCAACGGTGATATCTACCTGGCCGGATTATTCAAGTGTGATTTTACACAGATGAATCAGATCTACGGCAACTCTACTTTTTATTCATTGGGCTATCGTGATGTGCATTATATTAAATACTCAGCAGCAGGAAATTTTCAGTGGGCAAGGCAGTTCGGCAGTAATGAAGATGATTACTGTTCAGCCATTGTCATGAAAGGTGTAGATCATCCGGTGCTGGCAGGAAGTTTTGAAAACTGGTTGGTTATTCCTGCCGGCGACAATTATAATTTTTCTAACTGTACCGGCACTACCAATTACGCATCTGCAAATTGCACTGATTATGATTATGGAAATTTCTGCAAGAGAAAATCTTTTGGAAATAAAGACATCTTCATTACGGATCCATTTGATATAAGCCGCCTGCCACTTGATTATTATGCCCATCAAACGGCTTGTGATTTTGACACGATTGCACCTTGCATTTTAAATTGTCAAGATTCTATTGACCAATGTGGAAGCACAACGATCAGCGTTAATTTACATCACATTGTTGGTGCCATTGATACCATTATGCACCCACGTTATGATTACTTATGGAGCACAGGAAGTACCATCATTAGTACCTATATTTCAACTACAGGTCAATATACGTTGCACACAGAACGGCAAGACGGTTGCGCAGCATACGATGATACCATTTTTGTGACCTGCCATCCATTACCGGCAACGCCATTGATCAGTGATAACTGGAATTATTATTACCAATCACCCACACCCGGTTATATTGATACTTGTTATTCTGATTCACTCATTATCTGGGCAAGTCCTGCTGATACGCTCACTCAAACATTGAGCTGGAATGCGGGTGTATATTTGGATGATACGACAAGATACATTAATGCCTCAGGAATTTACAAAGTGACCGCTTCTACAGAATTTGGTTGCACAAGCATCAACAATTACACTATTGTACTGGATGATTTCGCACATCATGATACTTTGGATCCGCATATTCATTTTACCAACGCACATCAAGAGGCAACAGATACATTGTACATTTGCAGTGATGGCACCTGGGGTCATTATTTGCTTGATCATAATTACACACATCCAAGCGGAGGATTTCCATATAAACAAAGTTACTGGACTTTAGACGGCACACCGTTTGGGTACATGTATTACTGGCCTGAAATTAATCAAACAGATTATAACAGCCCACCATCTCCGGGATGGCATACGCTCTCTGCTCATTTAGTGAATGATTGTGCTGATAGCGTTGATTATTTTATTTCTCGTGATTTTTTTGTTGTCGTTGTGCCTGATCCATACATCAATATCATTGGTCCTTCAGTAATTTATGGCAATTATTGTCCGGGTGATACGCTGGTGATTTCTGTTCAAACCACAGACACAACCGTAGTGTGGAGCAGCCCGTGGATTACTGCAAACTGGGGTGACTCTATTGCAACTGTTTTAGGCTTGAGCAGTATTAATTTTACAGTTTATGCTGATACGATTACTCCCTACGTTACTTGTACCGGTTCAGATTCATATTCTCTATCGGGCTACCCGGTTCCTGAAATAATCATTCCAGATATTTCACTGAACGGCGGAATTGTCTGTCCTTTTGATTCACTTGAAATTCTTGCACTCAGTGGTCAGGCGTGGATTTGGATTGGCCCGCAAGGTGATACACTTGGAACAAATCAGAATGTATGGGTTGATTTACCCGGATTATATCATTGCATTATTACCGATGATTTTGGTTGTGTTCTGACTTCAAATTTTGTTGAAGCAAAAGAATATTCATCACCATTTTTGCAAGCCGAACCGCAATTAATTTGTGAAGGACAATTAGCTGAAATTACCGTGATCGGAAATCCGTTAACCGCTATCAATTGGTTGCCTCCGTTGAGTGGATCATCTTTCACCATCACGGTTGATACTGCAGGCATCTATTATTGCGAAACCAGTTTTTGCAATATCACGCAAATTGATAGTGTGATCATCATGATTTCTGTTCCGCTTGCGCAAATTACAGCCTTACCGGCAACACCTGTTTGTCCGGGTGATACGGTGACATTATTTGCCAATGGTGGCATGATGAATTATTGGTGGAATGGAGCAGACGAAGGAATGTCTATTATAGAAACAACCCAAACCGGCAGCTACATTCTGCAAACAGAAAACGAACTTGGCTGCACAACAACTGATACTATTGTCATTTCATATTTATCTAACCCATTACCGCCGGTTAGTTCACCGCTGCAAGTGTGCTATGGCAACGAGGCAACTTTGTATGCATCAGCTAGTGATAGCATTTTTTGGTATGATGCAAGTGGTAATCTCATTGGTAATTCAGACTCAGTTTATTTTTCGACAGTATTAACTAATCAAGTTTTTACGCTTTATAATATTGATTCACTTTGTTCAAGTTTACCAACAACTGTATCTCTTTCTCTCTTTGCCAGTTCCATTGCTCCTGATATTCTTTCTGATTCTATTTACTGTGAAAATGATTGGATTGAACTTGCTACAAATTCAGCATCGCCCTCATTTGATATCATTTGGATTTTGCCAGATAATTCTGATACAACAACCAACCTTTTAACCTTGGGTGAAGCACAAAATATGTTGATTGGAAATTATTCTGTCTTTTATGCTGACAGCAATTGCGTGAGTGATACTACCACCATTTCTGTTTGGGTTAATCCAAATCCAACTGCATTTATTTCTTCTGGTTCTGATACGTTAATTTGCCCAGGTGATACAGTAAATTTTAATGCTACTACAAACGGCACAGATATCATTTGGATGAATGGTGTAACGTCATTTTCTCAGATGACCGACACAGCAGGAATATTTTATTTCACTGCTTATCTCAATGGCTGTTCATCTGTTTCTGACAGCATCACGGTGAACATGAATGGCAATTCATTTTCTAACGGTTCAATTGATACCACCATTTGTGAAGGCAATGCCGTATTACTTGAAACAAATCTTAGCTCAACCGTGATCTGGATGAATATAACTGGTGACACTATTCAAACCGGAACAGATTATCTCACCGATATTTTATTTGCCGACACCACATTTATTTTTGAAATTTCTGATTCTGGATTATGTCCGGTAACTGAAGTAAGCACAGTTCATGTAATCCATAATAATTACATTCCTTCTGTTTTATCAGGAGGCACTTATTGCAGTGGTGATACCATTATTTTGTCATCAGGAGATGATGATGTTGTAGCATTCAGTTGGTTTAATAATGGGGTTGAAATTTCTGATTCATCTTACCTAATTATTCCTGCTGATACGGCAGGTAATTATTCTGTTGGATTGGTTTTAGATTTTGGATCATGCACTTCTGATTCTGCTTTCATTTCTATTCCGGTTAACCCTATTCCACAAGTGATTATTTCATCAAGTGATACTGTTTGGATTTGTCCGTCTGATACATTAGAAGTATCTGCATCAACGGATGCTCAAACCATTTGGTGGATGCCGGATTATAGCACAGACAGTAGTATTCTCATTTCACAGCCCGGACAATATTTCTGCATTGTTGAGTTGAACGGATGTTATAATTCATCTGATACACTCACCGTACTCTATCAAGATTATTCCTTGATTAATGAACTGCCTGATACATTCATTTGTGAAGGGAACAACGCAATGTTTGAACTGAATACTACAAGCAGTGTTGTCTGGTATAGTTCTTCTTTTGATTCACTATCATCAGGCAGCACTTTTAGTACCGGTGCGTTATACACTGACACCATGTTCTATTATCAGGCGTTTGATGGTGCATTGTGCCCATCACCTCTATCCGATGTTTTTATTCTTGTTATCGCTGATGATTTTATTCCGGAGTATGAAATCATTTCAGATTTTTGTATGGGTGATTCTGTCATAATAGTTTCATCTGAACTCAACGCTGAAAATCACTTGTGGCTATCAGGTTCTGATACACTTTCACAAAACACGTATTTGAATTATCAGGCTGATTCATCTGGTATGGTTGCCGTAGAATTAATTGTTTCCACCGCAGGCTGTGCTTCAGATACAGCATTTATAGAATTCAACATTTCTGACGCACCTCAATTTGATTTACCTGAAGATACTACGTTGTGTTTTGGAGAATCATTTTTTGTGAATACCTACTATGATTATTTTACTGATTGGATTAGCTTGCCGGACTCAAGCGGAAGTGGAATTGATACGTTTGTTGTAGTTACCATCACCAATAATGCCGGATGCTTTCAAACAGATACTGTTCAAATAAACTGGATGGATTGTAGTTTGTTTATGCCAAATGTGTTTACACCGGATAATGACGGAATCAACGATGTGCTATATTTTGATGCAACGCATGGTGAAGTGCTGAGTTTAGTAATTCAAAACCGGTGGGGTATGCTCATGCATCGCGGCACTGAAGGCAGTTGGGATGGAACAGATCTTTCAGGTTCACCTGCCGTTGCCGGCACTTATTTTTACGTGATTGAATACCGCAATGCTGATCAAACTATAGTCCTTGAACAGGGTTGGTTTTTTCTTCAGAGATAAATTCTGTCATGATATGCGTTATTCACTCAAATTTATGCATAGCTTTGATTTGATAGATTTATTAACCCATGCCTATGTCTTCAGAACCAAATCTGGAATCTCTCAATGAAAAGCTGCGAGAACTGATTGCTAAACACAATGCAGTAAGCGCTGATTTGAGAAAATTGAATGAAGAATTTCATGCGTATAAAGTAGGTGGGCAATCTAAAAAATCATCTGCAACTCCGGTTGAAAAACCAGTTGAAGCGCCACTGAAAAAACAAATTGAAATTTCTGAAAAGCAAAAAGCATTGCTGGAAAAATCAATGGAAGAAATAACCGGTTCATCAAAACCAACCGAACAAAAAATATTCTCCAAATCCAATTTACAGAAATCCAATTTTGAAAAATTCGTTGGTGAAAATCTATTGAGTAAAATTGGTATTGTTGTGTTGGTAATTGGTGTAGGTATTGGTGCGAAATATTCTATAGATCATCAATTAATTAGTCCGTTAACCCGTATAATACTCGGATATTTAGTAGGCGCAACGCTGCTGCTTTTAGGCATGAAACTAAAAAGCAAGTATCTAAATTTTAGTGCAGTGCTGGTGAGTGGTTCCATGGCATCTATGTATTTTGTGACTTATGCCGGATACGTATTTTACAATTTATACCCGCAATTGGTTGCATTTATTTTGATGGTGATTTTTACCACATTTACTGTAGTTGCAGCAATTCACTATAACCGTTCCGTAATTGCGCATATTGGATTAGTTGGTGCTTACGCGGTGCCATTTATGCTAAGTGACGGATCAGGAAAGGTACTTGTTTTCTTATCTTATATTGTACTGATCAACGCAGGTATTCTTGTTATTGCTTTTAAAAAATATTGGAAATCGCTTTACTATTCTGCCTTTGGTTTTACGTGGGTTATATTCATGTTCTGGTTGGTTTCTTCTTACCAATTTGACCTCCATTTTACCATTGCACTGAGTTATCTTTTTGTTTTCTTCTTTTTGTTTTATACGGTTTTTCTTGCTTATAAATTCATGAGAAAAGAAGCGTTTGCTGTTACCGATATTGTGATGCTATTTTTGAATTCAGCATTTTTCTATGGTATTGGCTGCGGCATTATCTCTTCACACCAATACGGCAATGAATTTTTGGGATTATTCACCTTGTTGAATGCTGTTTTACATTTTCTGGTGGCCATTCCGGTTTATCGCTCAAAAATTACTGATCGCAAATTATTTCACTTAATTATTGGTTTGGTGATGACCTTTATCACCATTGCTGTACCGGTGCAATTAGACGGCAACCAGGTAACCATGATATGGGCGTGTGAAGCGGCGGTGATGTTATGGTTGGCAAAAAAATTCAACGTTACTTATTATCAGATACTGTCCTATATTCAGCTTGGATTAGCGATAATTAGCCTGATTAACGACTGGTCATTATGGGATCAGCTCAATCAGCAATCAGCATTCTCTACTGATGCTGTAGCGCGAGGACAAAGAACCTTTGTTACATCGTTGATTTTTGTACTTATCACGGGTGTGATCACCTATCTGCACTTGAAATATAAACGAGTTGAAACTAGTTTCAAATTTCCTCACCTGCAGCAAACCATGCATTTTATAATTCCTGCCATTTTATTTGGTTCTCTCTATTTTACTTTTCTTTATGAAATCACCATTTATTGGGATATTAAATATTATCAGCGCGCAGTAGAACTTTTTCATGCCGATGAAGATTATACAGAAATGATTTACAACCGTGATTACAGAATGTTTAAAACGGTTTCCTATTTCATTTATACCACCGGTTTTCTAACAATACTCTCATTGGTTCACATACGTTTCATTAAAAATTATATTTCCGGTTCACTGTTTTTAGGATTAATTTCATTGCTGCTGTTGCTCTTGCATGTAAGTGGTTTAATTGAAACATGGGATTTGCTAGAGTCATTTAAATACCCAAAATATCCACAGTATTTTATCACTTCAAATTGGAATATTGGCAGTCATTATTTTATCGTGGCTTGTATTGTGTTGTCTATTTTCATGATTAAATTATATATCAGACAAAATTGGATGAATGAAATTCAAACCAATTTGCAACGCTTCACTGACTATATTCTTTTAATCACTGCTTGCATTATTTTGAGTTATGAATTAATGTTGTGGACATACTTGTACGACAATCCACAGGGATCAAAATTAGGCCTCACTATTTTATGGAGTGCGTTTGCTCTATTCACTATTGTAATTGGAATATGGAAAAAGCGCGCTGATTTCAGAATTGGCGCTATAGTGTTTTTCGGTATCGTTCTGGTGAAACTTTTCTTCTATGATCTGGCACATTTAACTACCATTTTTAAAACCATTGTTTTCCTTTCTGTGGGTGCACTGCTGTTGATTGTTTCGTTTCTTTATAACAAGTATAAGCACCTAATGGCTAATGAGTAGAGATAACCAATGAATAACATTTTGCATGATGAAAAACTTCACTAACATGGTTGTCTTGATCTGTTGCATTTTCAGTGCTATCACGGTCAATGCACAAATTGGAAATTATACATACAAACGAAAAATTGAAAATCAGCAGGCTGAATGGCATAAAATAAGATTGCCTGAAGATATCTATCAAAAGACACAACACAATTTGGCTGATCTCAGAATTTATGGAATTAATGAAACCGGTGACACCATTGAAGCAGGCTACATTATTGAAAACACAAATGATGAGATCATTCAAGTTGAAAGATCATTTTCTATGCTCAATGAAGTCAAAAAAGATCAGGTGTATTATTACACTTTCAAACCTGATCAGAAAGAGCCGGTCAACGAAATTTTTATGAATTTTTCAACGCCTAATTATGATTGGAAGATAAATTTATTAGGCAGCAATGACAATGAGAATTGGTTTACCATTTTAGAGAATTATCGCATGGTGTCACTACAAAATGAAACACAACATTATACTTTTAGCACGCTGTTTTTCAATACAACAGATTACGCATATTATCAAGTTCAGATTCCGGCAAAAGAAAACCCTAATCTGCAATCAGCTAAAATTACGCATACCGAAATAAAATCAGGTGTTTTCAAAACTTATCCGAATCAAATTTCTATTCATGAAAACAAAGAAAATAATCAGACTGAAGTCACTATCCAACTTCATGAATTAGTGCCGGTGAACAGGATATCAATTTTCTCCTCCTCTTCGTTTGATTTTTATCGTGATTTGGATATTGAAATTCTACGTGACAGCACAAAAACTGAAAAAGGATACATTAAAAATTATGAGCGTATTCATCAAAGTATCTACACGTCAATTCATCAACCGGCTTATGTTTTTGATAATCGCTTTGCTCAAGAATTGCGAATCATCATACACAATGGAAACAACCCTGAAATAAACATTGATTCTGTTGTAGTTTCAGGTTTTACACATGAACTCCTAATTCGTTTCACTGAACCTGCTGACTATTTTTTTTATTACGGCAATCAGCAAGCATCATTACCTGATTACGATTTGCAACATTTTGTTGAAAGTATTCCATCTGAATTGACTTATTTAACCTTAGGACCTGAAGAAATTACATCACAAGGAACAGCCAATCCCTCAGAACCTTTTTTCAAAAACAAGGCCTGGCTTTGGGTTTTAATGGGACTGGTAATTCTAATTCTTGGATGGTTCTCGGTGAAAATGCTTTCAAAGACAAATAGCTGAAACCCATTTTTAAAAAACGTTAAATTCATAGTCATTTTTTGAATTTAATTTCAGGAGACAAGATTTAAATCAGATCTTGACAAAATAATTATGCATTCACTCAAGCCATTTTCAGATAAGAACTTGTTTTTGTTTGTCCTCATTTCATTCAGCATGTTGACTACATGTACGCGTGAAAAACACGCAGAAATATTTGATAAAAAAACAAAACAAGAACCTGTGTATACCATTGAAAAGATGGATAGCATTCTCTCATTATTTGAATCTGTTTCTTTTTCAGAATTGCCAGATGAATACTTAACTTATACAGATCCCCAAGGCATATTCAACAAGAAATTAAAGGATAAAAAATATCGGATAGTACAGGGAGACGAATGTTATTTATACATTGTTGGAAAAAACAGAATTCAAAATTTTCTTTGCACAGATAAATATTTCATTGAAAACGAAAAAAATATTGAGGCAAATAAAAAACAATACTGGTTGATTGATCGTCAACTTTTGGTTTGGATTCTGGAATTTATAGATGAATTAAAATCACAAGGCTATAACCGAGATGGATTTGAAGTGCGAGAAAGCCACCGGCATGCATATTATAACCAAGAGCGTGGTGGAGCAACACAAAGCCAGCATATTTTTGGAACTGCTGCAGATCTCACCATCAAAGACATTAACAACGATGGTAAAGAAAATGAAACTGATAAAGAAATAGCCCTTGAAATCTTGGAAACTCTGGTGGGTGATAAAGGAGGTATGGGCTTGTATCCCGGCACCATGACCATACACATTGACACACGCGGTTTCAGGGCAAGATGGAACAATTACAAACGACCAAATAAGCCATGAAAAAATCGCAGAAATGCTGTTTGGTAATTTGGGTTAATTTTGTGTCATAATACAATTCAAGATGATTAAATACAATCCCAAAACATGGTTCAGTATTATTTTTCATTTTCATAAAAGTGATACATTTTATATTTTGTGGAAAGAGCTCATTGT is a genomic window containing:
- a CDS encoding class I SAM-dependent methyltransferase; the encoded protein is MRGKLKGWFFLLRLHVLVPSKIFIFLGHLAQLSRFVHQNKKKGHSDFYSAKFVYAKREDLFRHVIQTEKIESVDYLEFGVSKGHSFRWWANEIKSTDARFYGFDTFTGLPENWGPFKAGDMSNGNEPPKMDDGRCQFYQGLFQQTLLPFLATYKNENRKVIHMDADLYSATLYVLTLITPYLKKGDIIFFDEFNVPMHEYKAFTEWANSFYIKYEVVGSVNNFYQTAVKIL
- a CDS encoding gliding motility-associated C-terminal domain-containing protein gives rise to the protein MKKLILISVLCTVYAAADAQLNWTKTYGNLVHEEILSSHTDAAGNIISAGYFSSITSIGSINLTSAGNSDILVIKTNSDGDVLWAIKAGGIGPDRAYSVTTDANGNSYITGYIYNTASFGSISLTANDRDIFAAKIDPNGNFLWAVNFGGQYGDTGYGIEVDNNGNVIVTGQYKGDGIFGPDNFTSTTDPNTGQPAYDFFLSKLDGSGNFLWTREANAKYDDRGMAVCVDEQNNIYVAGQFSDTITFQSTHNNQSMNAGFVISYDNMGNEIWFDKYRAGQVLLYDIDWHADELILTGDFKGNMQVSHQAGNTNFAPGGEFNILVSKIQENGNLSWFSSNFSENEITSKQLAIDSNGDIYLAGLFKCDFTQMNQIYGNSTFYSLGYRDVHYIKYSAAGNFQWARQFGSNEDDYCSAIVMKGVDHPVLAGSFENWLVIPAGDNYNFSNCTGTTNYASANCTDYDYGNFCKRKSFGNKDIFITDPFDISRLPLDYYAHQTACDFDTIAPCILNCQDSIDQCGSTTISVNLHHIVGAIDTIMHPRYDYLWSTGSTIISTYISTTGQYTLHTERQDGCAAYDDTIFVTCHPLPATPLISDNWNYYYQSPTPGYIDTCYSDSLIIWASPADTLTQTLSWNAGVYLDDTTRYINASGIYKVTASTEFGCTSINNYTIVLDDFAHHDTLDPHIHFTNAHQEATDTLYICSDGTWGHYLLDHNYTHPSGGFPYKQSYWTLDGTPFGYMYYWPEINQTDYNSPPSPGWHTLSAHLVNDCADSVDYFISRDFFVVVVPDPYINIIGPSVIYGNYCPGDTLVISVQTTDTTVVWSSPWITANWGDSIATVLGLSSINFTVYADTITPYVTCTGSDSYSLSGYPVPEIIIPDISLNGGIVCPFDSLEILALSGQAWIWIGPQGDTLGTNQNVWVDLPGLYHCIITDDFGCVLTSNFVEAKEYSSPFLQAEPQLICEGQLAEITVIGNPLTAINWLPPLSGSSFTITVDTAGIYYCETSFCNITQIDSVIIMISVPLAQITALPATPVCPGDTVTLFANGGMMNYWWNGADEGMSIIETTQTGSYILQTENELGCTTTDTIVISYLSNPLPPVSSPLQVCYGNEATLYASASDSIFWYDASGNLIGNSDSVYFSTVLTNQVFTLYNIDSLCSSLPTTVSLSLFASSIAPDILSDSIYCENDWIELATNSASPSFDIIWILPDNSDTTTNLLTLGEAQNMLIGNYSVFYADSNCVSDTTTISVWVNPNPTAFISSGSDTLICPGDTVNFNATTNGTDIIWMNGVTSFSQMTDTAGIFYFTAYLNGCSSVSDSITVNMNGNSFSNGSIDTTICEGNAVLLETNLSSTVIWMNITGDTIQTGTDYLTDILFADTTFIFEISDSGLCPVTEVSTVHVIHNNYIPSVLSGGTYCSGDTIILSSGDDDVVAFSWFNNGVEISDSSYLIIPADTAGNYSVGLVLDFGSCTSDSAFISIPVNPIPQVIISSSDTVWICPSDTLEVSASTDAQTIWWMPDYSTDSSILISQPGQYFCIVELNGCYNSSDTLTVLYQDYSLINELPDTFICEGNNAMFELNTTSSVVWYSSSFDSLSSGSTFSTGALYTDTMFYYQAFDGALCPSPLSDVFILVIADDFIPEYEIISDFCMGDSVIIVSSELNAENHLWLSGSDTLSQNTYLNYQADSSGMVAVELIVSTAGCASDTAFIEFNISDAPQFDLPEDTTLCFGESFFVNTYYDYFTDWISLPDSSGSGIDTFVVVTITNNAGCFQTDTVQINWMDCSLFMPNVFTPDNDGINDVLYFDATHGEVLSLVIQNRWGMLMHRGTEGSWDGTDLSGSPAVAGTYFYVIEYRNADQTIVLEQGWFFLQR
- a CDS encoding DUF2339 domain-containing protein produces the protein MSSEPNLESLNEKLRELIAKHNAVSADLRKLNEEFHAYKVGGQSKKSSATPVEKPVEAPLKKQIEISEKQKALLEKSMEEITGSSKPTEQKIFSKSNLQKSNFEKFVGENLLSKIGIVVLVIGVGIGAKYSIDHQLISPLTRIILGYLVGATLLLLGMKLKSKYLNFSAVLVSGSMASMYFVTYAGYVFYNLYPQLVAFILMVIFTTFTVVAAIHYNRSVIAHIGLVGAYAVPFMLSDGSGKVLVFLSYIVLINAGILVIAFKKYWKSLYYSAFGFTWVIFMFWLVSSYQFDLHFTIALSYLFVFFFLFYTVFLAYKFMRKEAFAVTDIVMLFLNSAFFYGIGCGIISSHQYGNEFLGLFTLLNAVLHFLVAIPVYRSKITDRKLFHLIIGLVMTFITIAVPVQLDGNQVTMIWACEAAVMLWLAKKFNVTYYQILSYIQLGLAIISLINDWSLWDQLNQQSAFSTDAVARGQRTFVTSLIFVLITGVITYLHLKYKRVETSFKFPHLQQTMHFIIPAILFGSLYFTFLYEITIYWDIKYYQRAVELFHADEDYTEMIYNRDYRMFKTVSYFIYTTGFLTILSLVHIRFIKNYISGSLFLGLISLLLLLLHVSGLIETWDLLESFKYPKYPQYFITSNWNIGSHYFIVACIVLSIFMIKLYIRQNWMNEIQTNLQRFTDYILLITACIILSYELMLWTYLYDNPQGSKLGLTILWSAFALFTIVIGIWKKRADFRIGAIVFFGIVLVKLFFYDLAHLTTIFKTIVFLSVGALLLIVSFLYNKYKHLMANE
- a CDS encoding DUF882 domain-containing protein; protein product: MHSLKPFSDKNLFLFVLISFSMLTTCTREKHAEIFDKKTKQEPVYTIEKMDSILSLFESVSFSELPDEYLTYTDPQGIFNKKLKDKKYRIVQGDECYLYIVGKNRIQNFLCTDKYFIENEKNIEANKKQYWLIDRQLLVWILEFIDELKSQGYNRDGFEVRESHRHAYYNQERGGATQSQHIFGTAADLTIKDINNDGKENETDKEIALEILETLVGDKGGMGLYPGTMTIHIDTRGFRARWNNYKRPNKP